In Salmo trutta chromosome 37, fSalTru1.1, whole genome shotgun sequence, the following proteins share a genomic window:
- the LOC115176398 gene encoding lysosomal acid glucosylceramidase, producing the protein MPLSTALISLALFIGVATRSRGRDECVARNFGHGSVVCECNSTHCDSIGSDTLPALGQFLSFTSSKAGSRLQRGQGQVQNSSTGAVLRLTVVPYQKYQRIRGFGGAMTDSAAINILSLSPRTQDQLLRQYFSAQGIGYSVVRVPIASCDFSTHLYTYADSPGDYNLDNFTLTPEDTNMKIPLLQRAQALSPRPLSLLASAWSAPAWLKTNGALTGKGSLKGQPGGKEHKTWAKYYVRFLEEYAKYNLSFWAMTTGNEPSAGQMTNYSFQALGFTAEEQRDWVGLDLGPALHTSTHPHTHLLILDDNRLLLPHWAKVVLSDVRAGRYIHGVGVHWYLDTLVPAELSLGTTHHLYPEYYLFGTEACAGWSPTDRGVQLGSWERAEQYAHSIIQDLNHYVVGWTDWNLALDQGGGPNWVKNFVDSPIIVDHSRDIFYKQPTFYSMAHFSKFLWEGSQRVGVSFSQETKLESSAFIRPDGSLVLTILNRSSSEVQFEVYYPAVGFISSSAPAHSLLTLAWNTLEWNTHIYKHTL; encoded by the exons ATGCCATTGTCAACAGCACTCATCTCTCTCGCTTTGTTCATTGGAGTAGCAACACGATCCagag GCAGGGATGAGTGTGTGGCCCGTAACTTTGGCCATGGCTCGGTGGTGTGTGAGTGTAACTCCACCCACTGTGACAGTATTGGGTCGGACACACTACCTGCACTGGGGCAGTTCCTGTCCTTCACCAGCAGTAAGGCTGGCAGCAGGCTGCAGAGAGGACAGGGACAGGTACAGAACAGCAGCACTGGAGCAG ttCTCAGGCTGACTGTGGTTCCCTACCAGAAGTACCAGAGGATCAGAGGGTTTGGAGGAGCCATGACAGACTCAGCTGCCATCAACATCCTGTCTCTGTCCCccagaacacaggaccagctactACGACAGTACTTCTCTGCTCAGG GTATTGGGTACAGTGTGGTGCGGGTGCCCATTGCCAGCTGTGACTTCTCAACCCATCTGTACACCTACGCCGACTCACCTGGAGATTACAACTTGGACAACTTTACCTTAACACCAGAAGACACTAACATGAAG ATCCCCCTGCTGCAGCGAGCCCAGGCCCTGTCGCCCCGCCCCCTGTCTCTGCTGGCCAGTGCCTGGAGCGCCCCCGCATGGTTGAAGACCAACGGTGCTCTCACTGGCAAGGGCTCTCTGAAGGGCCAGCCTGGGGGCAAGGAGCACAAGACCTGGGCTAAATACTATGTCAG GTTCCTGGAGGAGTATGCCAAATACAACCTGTCATTCTGGGCCATGACCACAGGCAACGAGCCCTCTGCTGGACAGATGACCAACTACAG TTTCCAGGCTCTGGGCTTCACAGCAGAGGAGCAGAGGGATTGGGTGGGCCTGGACCTTGGCCCCGCCCTGCACACctccacacacccccacacacacctcctcatccTGGACGACAACAGACTGCTACTGCCACACTGGGCTAaagtg gtcctcagtgatgtgcgTGCTGGCAGGTATATCCATGGTGTTGGAGTCCACTGGTACCTGGACACCCTGGTGCCGGCAGAGCTCTCCCTGGGCACTACCCACCACCTGTACCCAGAATACTACCTGTTTGGAACGGAGGCCTGTGCTGGCTGGAGCCCCACAGACAGAGGAGTACAGCTGGGCAGCTGGGAGAGGGCTGAGCAGTACGCACACAGCATCATACAG GACCTGAACCACTATGTGGTGGGCTGGACAGACTGGAACCTGGCTCTGGACCAAGGAGGAGGGCCCAACTGGGTGAAGAACTTCGTGGACAGCCCCATCATCGTGGACCACAGCCGAGACATCTTTTACAAACAGCCCACCTTCTATAGCATGGCCCACTTCAG TAAGTTcctgtgggaggggtctcagaGAGTGGGTGTGTCCTTCAGTCAGGAAACAAAACTGGAAAGCTCTGCCTTCATCAGGCCAGACGGTTCATTGGTTCTTACCATCCTCAACAG gtcgTCGTCAGAGGTCCAGTTTGAGGTGTATTATCCTGCTGTGGGTTTCATCTCCTCCAGTGCTCCAGCCCACTCCCTGCTCACACTTGCTTGGAACACACTGGAAtggaacacacacatatacaaacacacactctga